The following are from one region of the Atribacterota bacterium genome:
- a CDS encoding HDOD domain-containing protein → MGKVSLSVLVQAVEELPVLPTIVQRVIQLTEDPKSTAKDINNVLSQDQTLTAKVLRLANSAFYGFPRRISTITEATIILGFQTIKSIVIAATVSEILKKSLPGYALEQGELWKHSQTSAIAARMLARETKFPRLEVAYTAALLHDIGKLVLNTYLSDTYQEVLEKVEGEHLTFTQAEEAVLGFNHAQVGAKICEKWNLPAELVETIAFHHEPERATITPKLVAITHIADFISVSIGIGMGIDGFFYGISPEAVTLLGINETLIDRLLVQLTDVLVDQDSF, encoded by the coding sequence ATGGGCAAAGTTTCATTATCGGTTTTGGTTCAGGCAGTTGAAGAATTACCCGTTTTACCGACGATTGTCCAAAGGGTGATACAGCTTACGGAGGACCCAAAATCGACCGCAAAAGACATCAACAATGTTTTGAGTCAAGACCAGACTCTCACGGCGAAGGTCTTACGTCTGGCTAACTCTGCTTTTTATGGGTTTCCCCGCCGCATTTCCACCATCACCGAAGCCACAATCATCCTAGGTTTTCAGACCATTAAAAGCATCGTGATTGCCGCCACTGTAAGTGAGATACTCAAAAAATCGCTTCCGGGATATGCCCTGGAACAGGGAGAACTGTGGAAGCATTCTCAAACTTCGGCGATCGCCGCACGCATGCTCGCTCGAGAGACCAAGTTTCCTCGTCTGGAAGTCGCCTATACGGCCGCACTGCTTCACGATATCGGTAAACTCGTCCTGAATACGTACCTGAGTGATACATATCAGGAGGTCCTGGAAAAAGTGGAGGGTGAGCATCTTACCTTCACACAGGCAGAAGAAGCCGTACTCGGTTTTAACCATGCCCAGGTCGGAGCAAAAATCTGCGAGAAATGGAATTTACCTGCGGAACTCGTCGAGACCATCGCCTTCCATCATGAACCAGAAAGGGCTACCATAACCCCGAAACTGGTGGCCATTACCCATATTGCCGACTTTATAAGCGTTTCGATCGGCATAGGAATGGGAATCGATGGATTTTTCTACGGCATATCCCCGGAAGCTGTAACCCTTTTGGGAATCAATGAAACGCTGATTGACCGTCTTTTAGTACAACTCACCGATGTTCTGGTTGACCAAGACAGTTTTTGA
- a CDS encoding GNAT family N-acetyltransferase, which produces MVSLQLVTLSCEELKENLESLIELYQKAYQELSEYAYVQRERIRSYLLWLWRGDPAGFLLAVDGKKVVGFISIHSRWEEGQEIIGEIHEFVVEPEYQGKKVGDLLFASALEYARVQGRNRVGLWVGEKNIRALAFYTHRGFEKEGQWGKWVRMVKEMKTS; this is translated from the coding sequence ATGGTTTCTCTTCAGCTGGTGACGTTGAGCTGTGAAGAATTGAAAGAAAATCTGGAATCACTTATAGAGCTTTACCAAAAGGCGTATCAGGAATTATCCGAGTATGCGTATGTGCAGCGAGAACGGATACGGAGCTATCTTTTGTGGCTGTGGCGGGGTGATCCGGCAGGATTTTTGCTGGCTGTGGATGGGAAAAAGGTAGTCGGTTTTATTAGCATCCACAGCCGCTGGGAGGAGGGCCAAGAAATTATTGGAGAAATTCATGAGTTTGTGGTTGAACCCGAGTATCAGGGGAAGAAAGTGGGAGATTTACTCTTTGCTTCGGCTTTGGAATATGCCCGGGTTCAGGGGAGGAATCGGGTGGGTTTATGGGTGGGGGAAAAAAATATCAGGGCGTTAGCTTTCTACACTCACCGAGGTTTTGAGAAAGAGGGGCAGTGGGGCAAGTGGGTGCGAATGGTCAAGGAGATGAAAACCAGCTGA
- a CDS encoding response regulator has product MAKVLIIDDSQMTRNFHAYILRSSGFTVIDAVDGAEGLEKLYAEGDIDCIITDLNMPNMDGLTFIRRVRQEVLFQKVPIIIVTTLDDDRDCKEGLRAGANFYLTKPAQPGILVESVHMAIGG; this is encoded by the coding sequence ATGGCAAAGGTTCTGATTATCGACGATTCACAGATGACCAGGAATTTTCATGCCTACATCTTGCGAAGCTCTGGCTTTACGGTGATTGACGCCGTTGATGGTGCCGAGGGTCTGGAGAAGCTATATGCCGAGGGTGATATTGATTGTATTATCACCGATCTGAATATGCCCAACATGGATGGCCTGACCTTTATTCGAAGGGTACGACAGGAGGTGCTGTTTCAAAAGGTACCGATCATCATTGTGACGACTCTCGATGATGATAGAGACTGCAAAGAAGGGCTTCGGGCTGGGGCGAATTTCTACCTGACGAAGCCTGCGCAGCCTGGAATTCTCGTAGAGAGTGTGCATATGGCCATTGGGGGTTGA
- a CDS encoding response regulator transcription factor, which produces MNSILIVDDEKAVCDLLKMYLEKEGFEVTVAHDGEEALKKVQQNQPSLILLDLMLPKKDGWTVCREIRKISDVPIIMLTARGEEFDRILGLELGADDYVPKPFSPREVVARVKAVLRRTQMHEEGKTKHLDYGYLCIDYEARMVKVKGRELTLTPKEFELLWFLARNPSRAYNREKLLELIWDYDFAGDTRTVDTHIKRLREKLEEAGAPPCIKTVWGYGYKFEIES; this is translated from the coding sequence GTGAACTCAATTCTCATAGTCGATGACGAGAAAGCGGTATGTGATCTTCTCAAGATGTATTTAGAAAAAGAGGGATTTGAGGTGACGGTAGCCCATGATGGCGAAGAAGCTCTGAAAAAAGTCCAGCAAAATCAGCCCAGCCTCATTCTCTTAGACCTCATGCTTCCTAAAAAGGATGGGTGGACCGTTTGTCGGGAAATTCGCAAAATATCGGATGTTCCCATCATCATGCTCACGGCCCGAGGAGAGGAGTTTGACCGAATTTTGGGGTTGGAATTGGGAGCCGACGATTACGTCCCGAAACCGTTCAGTCCCCGAGAAGTAGTGGCTCGGGTCAAAGCCGTGCTCCGCCGAACCCAAATGCACGAAGAGGGAAAAACCAAACACCTCGACTATGGATACCTCTGTATCGACTATGAAGCCCGTATGGTGAAAGTCAAGGGGAGAGAGCTGACACTGACTCCCAAAGAGTTTGAATTGCTCTGGTTCTTAGCCAGAAACCCTTCCCGTGCCTATAATCGGGAAAAACTCTTAGAACTTATATGGGATTACGACTTTGCTGGAGATACCCGCACAGTAGACACACACATCAAGCGCCTTCGGGAAAAGCTAGAAGAAGCTGGTGCTCCTCCCTGCATCAAGACTGTCTGGGGATACGGGTATAAATTCGAGATTGAGTCCTGA
- a CDS encoding acyl-CoA dehydratase activase, with product MDLFLGVDVGSVTTKLVLMDKRKSILASCYLRTSGDPIHALKDGLRYIKKRLPEGGFIRGVGTTGSARHLAGVVVGADIIKNEITAHAVAAITRVPEVRTVFEIGGQDSKLIVIRDGIVEDFAMNTVCAAGTGSFLEHQAVRLNVPIEQFGELALQAHQGVRIAGRCTVFAESDMIHKQQLGFGKAEIIRGLCEALVRNFINNLATGKTIEDPIVFQGGVAANQGIVQAFVDFFRGEKQIIVPPEHGVMGAWGAAILAMEYVGERSAFQGFEVVERHFESRSFTCEDCPNSCEIVTLTEDNEVKALWGSRCGKWSPVTVKRKMGEAQEKKPIFESGEGSCPLSECRVHD from the coding sequence GTGGATCTCTTCTTAGGAGTCGATGTTGGGTCGGTGACCACCAAACTGGTCCTTATGGACAAACGCAAAAGTATCCTCGCCAGCTGTTATCTCCGAACGAGCGGTGACCCCATTCATGCCTTGAAGGATGGTTTGCGATATATCAAGAAACGGCTCCCCGAAGGAGGTTTCATCAGGGGGGTTGGTACCACTGGAAGCGCTCGTCATCTGGCGGGTGTTGTGGTCGGAGCGGATATTATCAAGAATGAAATCACTGCTCACGCGGTTGCAGCAATTACTCGCGTTCCTGAGGTACGAACCGTATTTGAAATTGGAGGACAGGACTCTAAACTCATCGTGATTCGGGATGGAATTGTAGAGGATTTTGCCATGAACACAGTGTGTGCAGCTGGTACCGGATCATTTCTTGAGCATCAAGCTGTCCGCCTGAACGTACCAATCGAGCAGTTTGGAGAGTTGGCCTTGCAGGCCCACCAAGGGGTACGAATCGCTGGGCGGTGCACGGTTTTTGCCGAATCTGATATGATTCACAAGCAACAGTTGGGTTTTGGAAAAGCGGAAATTATCAGGGGTCTGTGTGAAGCACTGGTACGTAATTTTATTAACAATCTGGCTACCGGAAAAACCATCGAAGATCCCATTGTTTTTCAGGGTGGTGTAGCAGCCAATCAGGGCATTGTCCAGGCTTTTGTTGATTTCTTTCGGGGAGAGAAGCAGATCATCGTTCCACCTGAACATGGAGTGATGGGAGCCTGGGGAGCAGCGATTCTGGCCATGGAGTATGTGGGTGAGCGTTCTGCTTTCCAGGGTTTCGAGGTTGTCGAGCGTCATTTTGAGAGCCGGAGCTTTACCTGTGAAGACTGTCCGAATAGCTGCGAGATTGTCACATTGACCGAGGATAACGAGGTAAAAGCGTTATGGGGAAGCCGCTGCGGGAAGTGGTCTCCAGTTACGGTCAAGAGAAAAATGGGAGAGGCGCAGGAGAAGAAACCGATTTTTGAATCTGGGGAGGGCAGCTGTCCCCTAAGTGAGTGTCGAGTGCATGATTGA
- a CDS encoding protein-glutamate O-methyltransferase CheR has protein sequence MIFGFRDFCQLRDYVYARTGVYIGDQKIYLLKRRIEQRLATLGLSSVNEYLNYLKRYDGSGREFEELVCTITVNETYFFREFPQLQAFAEFCLPEVVGGKTSRHVRILSAGCSTGEEPYTISIICQEMLEPPCTFSIDALDIDYRALESARRGIYDERAVRDVPRVYLEKYFIRTGEGFMVKNNVRDFVTFHKVNLSNREELFALGRSFDFVFCRNVLIYFSDDSRKKVVEAFYAMMNPGGYIFLGHSESMSRITSAFELRRMGESLVYRKPLQELNQEWQRF, from the coding sequence ATGATTTTTGGATTTCGGGACTTTTGTCAGTTACGTGACTACGTCTATGCCCGGACGGGTGTTTATATTGGTGATCAGAAAATTTACCTTCTCAAACGGAGGATTGAACAGCGTCTTGCTACTCTGGGGCTTTCTTCGGTCAATGAGTATCTCAATTATTTGAAGCGTTATGACGGTTCGGGAAGAGAGTTCGAAGAACTGGTGTGTACCATCACGGTGAATGAAACCTATTTTTTTCGAGAATTTCCCCAGTTGCAGGCATTTGCCGAATTTTGCCTGCCGGAAGTAGTGGGAGGGAAAACCTCGCGACACGTTCGGATTCTATCCGCCGGTTGTTCCACAGGGGAAGAACCGTACACCATTTCCATCATTTGTCAGGAGATGCTTGAACCACCCTGTACTTTTTCTATTGATGCGCTGGACATTGATTATCGTGCTCTAGAAAGTGCACGGAGAGGGATTTATGATGAACGGGCGGTGCGAGATGTTCCTCGGGTATATTTGGAGAAGTACTTTATCAGGACAGGGGAAGGCTTTATGGTCAAGAATAACGTGCGGGATTTTGTGACCTTTCACAAGGTCAATCTCAGTAACCGTGAGGAACTGTTTGCCTTAGGACGGAGTTTTGATTTTGTTTTCTGTCGCAATGTCCTCATTTATTTTTCCGATGATTCCCGAAAAAAGGTGGTGGAGGCTTTTTATGCCATGATGAATCCCGGAGGATATATTTTCTTGGGGCACTCCGAGTCGATGAGCCGTATCACCAGTGCCTTTGAACTACGCCGAATGGGAGAGAGTCTGGTGTACCGTAAACCCTTACAGGAGTTGAATCAGGAATGGCAAAGGTTCTGA
- a CDS encoding M20/M25/M40 family metallo-hydrolase: MGANGQGDENQLSFGAILETLLGIEGRSGEERNVLLWIAEFLQECDFRHLYWQEYQLGKWNLYARRGCSPFLFASHVDVQYMGRKPGFFYRNGFVFGAGAIDARGQIAALLYALSQFRGPAEVVFFSEEETSGAGSWHFVPPHPFEGAIVLEPTSFSLCTAFAGDVEVQMEIEGLGGHGAYPSLGKNALDIGRKIIEESQEIVSALSTNPLFVPPLRLMWGKMEGGESSYVIPDWCRIQCAFPFPPPYSVELMKDAIMALQERYPVIITVEDENPAWEIGTEEIVVRRLKQAVESVTHKEAIYGGMPSWTDATYLFMKGITSVVFGAGDLALAHSRREGVSMEELERLSGIFLSFLR; the protein is encoded by the coding sequence GTGGGTGCGAATGGTCAAGGAGATGAAAACCAGCTGAGTTTTGGAGCAATTTTGGAGACGCTTCTTGGTATAGAGGGAAGAAGCGGTGAGGAGCGAAACGTTCTTTTGTGGATTGCCGAATTTTTACAGGAATGTGATTTTCGCCATCTTTACTGGCAGGAATACCAGTTGGGGAAATGGAACCTCTATGCTCGAAGAGGGTGTTCTCCCTTTCTTTTTGCCAGTCACGTTGATGTACAGTACATGGGTCGGAAGCCTGGTTTTTTTTATCGCAATGGGTTCGTCTTTGGGGCAGGTGCCATTGATGCTCGCGGGCAAATTGCTGCTTTATTGTACGCACTGAGCCAATTCCGTGGCCCAGCCGAAGTGGTTTTCTTTTCCGAAGAAGAAACGAGTGGAGCTGGTTCCTGGCATTTTGTTCCTCCACATCCTTTCGAGGGTGCCATTGTTCTTGAGCCCACAAGCTTTTCCCTCTGTACCGCTTTTGCCGGTGATGTTGAGGTGCAAATGGAGATCGAAGGATTAGGAGGACATGGCGCGTATCCCTCGTTGGGGAAGAATGCCCTGGATATTGGCCGAAAGATTATCGAGGAGAGCCAGGAGATTGTCAGTGCTTTATCGACTAACCCCCTTTTTGTGCCTCCACTTCGACTGATGTGGGGAAAAATGGAAGGAGGGGAATCAAGTTACGTGATTCCAGATTGGTGTCGTATTCAATGTGCTTTTCCCTTTCCTCCTCCTTATTCGGTTGAGTTGATGAAGGATGCCATTATGGCTCTCCAGGAACGGTATCCAGTTATCATTACTGTAGAGGATGAAAATCCAGCTTGGGAAATCGGAACGGAAGAAATCGTAGTGCGGAGGCTGAAGCAAGCGGTGGAAAGTGTCACCCATAAAGAGGCTATTTATGGCGGTATGCCCTCCTGGACCGATGCCACTTATCTCTTTATGAAGGGGATTACAAGTGTTGTTTTTGGCGCTGGAGATTTAGCCTTAGCCCATTCTCGGCGGGAGGGTGTCAGCATGGAAGAGTTAGAACGCTTAAGTGGAATTTTTTTGTCTTTTCTGCGGTAA
- a CDS encoding diguanylate cyclase produces the protein MIESSERKQAERDERIKIAVVDDSQFIRYLVKDILEEQGFEVKTFATGWDFLTSSGLEEYDLVLLDIVLPDGDGFSFCRALRNRSELVTLPIIFLTAVEDEQARIQSFEAGGNDYLLKPIHPQELLVRVGTQIKLRKYVRELEKLNRELERLAFFDPLTGLPNRRVFDDWLVKLESQYVRHQIPYSLIMIDLDRFKHYNDTFGHLQGDELLSTLASVFNSAIRRGDFLARFGGEEFVVLCFDSGEEIGKLVAQRMKSQIEKLSLPHPHNPPYGVVTISCGVCGREEAKDEIELLSRADQALYEAKNRGRNQVVGWKEIKEPVWEEKELRGE, from the coding sequence ATGATTGAATCCTCAGAAAGGAAACAAGCCGAGAGGGACGAACGAATCAAAATTGCCGTCGTGGATGATTCACAGTTCATCCGGTATCTGGTCAAGGATATTCTGGAAGAACAGGGCTTTGAGGTTAAAACTTTTGCTACCGGCTGGGACTTCCTGACTTCTTCGGGCCTTGAGGAGTATGACCTGGTGCTGCTTGATATTGTGCTTCCCGATGGAGATGGGTTTTCGTTCTGTAGAGCATTGCGTAATCGTTCTGAACTCGTCACCTTACCTATTATTTTTCTCACCGCGGTGGAAGATGAACAGGCTCGTATCCAGAGTTTTGAAGCCGGAGGAAACGATTATCTGTTAAAACCAATTCACCCTCAAGAACTTCTGGTTCGGGTGGGAACACAAATAAAACTCCGTAAATATGTCCGGGAGCTGGAAAAACTCAACCGGGAACTGGAACGCTTAGCGTTTTTTGACCCTTTGACTGGTCTTCCGAATCGCAGGGTTTTTGATGATTGGCTGGTAAAATTAGAGTCTCAGTACGTTCGTCATCAAATCCCTTACAGTTTGATCATGATTGATTTGGACCGTTTCAAGCACTATAATGACACCTTTGGTCACTTGCAGGGAGACGAGTTGTTATCGACTTTAGCTTCGGTTTTTAATAGTGCTATTCGTCGGGGGGACTTTCTGGCTCGGTTTGGAGGAGAAGAATTTGTGGTGCTGTGTTTTGATTCTGGGGAAGAAATTGGAAAGTTGGTAGCACAGCGTATGAAAAGTCAAATCGAGAAACTTTCCCTCCCTCATCCCCATAATCCTCCGTATGGAGTGGTCACCATTTCCTGTGGGGTGTGTGGGCGGGAAGAAGCAAAAGACGAGATTGAACTGCTCTCTCGGGCGGATCAAGCGCTTTATGAGGCAAAAAACCGGGGACGTAATCAGGTGGTGGGTTGGAAGGAGATCAAAGAACCTGTTTGGGAGGAAAAAGAGCTTCGTGGGGAGTGA
- a CDS encoding DNA alkylation repair protein: MVINEWWGNIFTLLLCASCDERRMVKKAVSWALRQIGKRNRILWKRALETAHEMKTINTRASSFIASEINRELNSPKVLKN; this comes from the coding sequence TTGGTAATTAATGAATGGTGGGGAAATATTTTTACTCTTCTTTTGTGTGCTTCCTGCGATGAGCGGCGTATGGTTAAAAAAGCCGTGAGCTGGGCTTTACGCCAGATTGGGAAGAGGAATAGAATTCTTTGGAAGCGAGCTTTAGAAACGGCTCATGAAATGAAGACAATCAACACCAGAGCTTCTTCCTTTATCGCTAGTGAGATAAATCGAGAATTGAATTCTCCGAAAGTGCTGAAAAATTAG
- a CDS encoding HEAT repeat domain-containing protein, which produces MNSFEREREGVPLREDLPAFLGFLDAVVAQNAIQYVDTLVAILQEDHRDIIREAVVRALKKLQDCTIPEKIAVLFRSPDLFLRNAAVDILASQWQAPLEILARSLKSEDKHVRKLALDALYALNNPIVTDIIASALDDDDVNNLIAAVEYIADRQGYRYADRIADVLARAQDPFLVSACLEALGKIGNQYTKSVVQELFPDPASLPEYLIPSYLRFLAGCGSGEYLSLVLDIAFRWGKVFYKEILDVIRGIIQRTDTLSEGDQKAMGSCLRILLDSDIPSANKYEVLFLLVQGDRDNCLQDVRMFLESEDPLLRLAALEVIGEYRLQECIPEVQALLEKEVDEDVKQCALDALRKLGVEPQ; this is translated from the coding sequence GTGAATTCCTTCGAGAGAGAGAGAGAAGGTGTCCCTCTCCGCGAAGACTTACCGGCCTTTCTGGGTTTTCTTGATGCCGTTGTTGCTCAGAACGCCATTCAGTATGTAGATACGCTGGTCGCCATTCTTCAAGAAGACCACCGTGATATCATTCGCGAAGCGGTGGTTAGGGCCCTCAAGAAACTGCAGGATTGTACCATACCCGAAAAGATTGCGGTCCTTTTCCGTTCACCTGATCTCTTTCTGCGCAATGCTGCGGTAGATATTCTGGCCAGTCAGTGGCAGGCTCCTCTGGAGATCCTTGCCAGGAGCCTCAAAAGCGAAGATAAACATGTCAGAAAGCTTGCCCTTGATGCCCTGTACGCCCTCAATAACCCTATTGTTACAGACATTATTGCCAGTGCTTTGGACGATGACGATGTGAATAACCTGATTGCCGCCGTGGAATATATTGCTGACCGGCAAGGATATCGTTATGCCGACCGCATTGCTGATGTTCTGGCAAGGGCTCAGGACCCATTCCTGGTTTCCGCCTGTCTCGAGGCTCTGGGAAAAATAGGGAATCAGTATACGAAATCTGTGGTGCAAGAGCTTTTCCCTGATCCCGCTTCATTACCGGAATACCTCATTCCCTCGTACCTCCGTTTTTTGGCAGGGTGTGGTAGTGGGGAGTACCTTTCCCTGGTACTCGATATTGCTTTCAGGTGGGGTAAGGTATTTTATAAAGAAATTCTTGATGTTATTCGAGGAATCATCCAGAGAACTGATACACTAAGCGAAGGTGATCAAAAGGCCATGGGGAGTTGCCTTCGAATACTCCTTGATTCCGATATTCCCTCTGCGAATAAATATGAGGTCCTTTTCTTGCTTGTTCAGGGAGATCGGGATAATTGTTTGCAGGATGTACGGATGTTTTTAGAGAGCGAAGATCCTCTCCTTCGCCTAGCAGCCTTGGAAGTCATTGGGGAATATAGACTTCAAGAATGTATTCCCGAAGTGCAAGCACTTCTTGAAAAGGAAGTGGATGAGGATGTGAAACAATGTGCCCTGGATGCCCTTCGGAAATTGGGTGTCGAGCCACAATGA
- a CDS encoding DNA alkylation repair protein — protein sequence MAHEEVVQDIKRFGITPKKALGVSVPELRRKTRSLGVSHELALTLWSFQIRETMLLASMVDDPKLVTKAQMERWVLDFDNWEICDQVCGNLFLWTGHVYRKIFDFAERKEEFVKRSSFAMIAELAVHGKYIGN from the coding sequence CTGGCTCATGAAGAAGTTGTCCAGGATATAAAACGGTTTGGCATTACTCCTAAAAAAGCGCTGGGTGTTTCTGTGCCTGAACTCCGAAGGAAGACCCGTTCTCTTGGTGTAAGCCATGAATTAGCCCTGACGCTCTGGAGCTTCCAAATTCGGGAAACTATGCTCCTTGCCAGTATGGTCGATGACCCAAAACTGGTTACGAAGGCGCAAATGGAACGGTGGGTTCTGGATTTCGACAACTGGGAGATTTGTGACCAGGTTTGTGGAAACCTTTTTCTTTGGACTGGTCATGTTTACCGAAAGATATTTGATTTTGCAGAACGCAAGGAGGAATTTGTCAAAAGGTCAAGTTTTGCTATGATTGCAGAACTCGCTGTCCATGGGAAATATATTGGTAATTAA
- a CDS encoding acyl-CoA dehydratase activase-related protein, whose translation MNLKVGIPRGLLFYRFYHLWKTFLEELGLEVVVSPPTNKLIVQRGLTYGVEEICFPVKVFLGHVLSLKDRVDFLFVPRMVSFYKGEYNCPKILGLPDLVRNLFGVSPERLIDGEVNVREAGIRGWRRGFLELGKKWEKSEKKILRALEKAENAHRFYRKELKKGFFPENLIDQKPLYAPREKKVLLLGHTYLTSDSYINMNVVQKIHSLGYGVITQDMVEEQKVRDYLRFVRKPSFWTISNEIIGTALAYLVEKDPSVKGYIHMVSFECGPDSLVGELIERWIKRERDTVPYLRLEIDEHTGEAGLVTRLEAFVDMMEWRHAQRESNLSSSFAS comes from the coding sequence TTGAATCTGAAGGTGGGCATTCCCAGGGGTTTACTTTTTTACCGCTTTTATCATCTATGGAAGACCTTTCTGGAAGAACTCGGTCTTGAGGTGGTGGTTTCGCCTCCCACCAATAAACTGATCGTGCAACGTGGTCTCACTTATGGAGTGGAGGAGATTTGTTTTCCAGTCAAAGTTTTTCTGGGACACGTGCTTTCCCTAAAGGATAGGGTTGATTTTCTCTTTGTTCCTCGCATGGTGAGTTTCTATAAGGGGGAGTATAACTGTCCTAAGATTTTGGGTTTGCCGGATTTGGTGCGAAATCTCTTTGGAGTTTCACCGGAGCGGCTCATCGATGGGGAAGTGAATGTACGAGAGGCTGGTATTCGGGGTTGGCGAAGAGGGTTTCTCGAGTTGGGAAAAAAATGGGAGAAGAGCGAGAAGAAAATCCTGCGAGCTTTGGAAAAAGCAGAGAATGCGCATCGGTTTTATCGGAAGGAACTAAAAAAAGGCTTTTTCCCGGAAAATCTTATTGACCAGAAACCTCTTTACGCGCCAAGGGAGAAAAAAGTTCTTCTCCTTGGGCATACTTACCTCACCAGTGATAGCTATATTAACATGAACGTTGTCCAAAAAATTCATTCTCTGGGATATGGCGTCATCACCCAAGACATGGTTGAGGAGCAGAAAGTCAGAGATTATCTAAGGTTCGTGAGGAAGCCGAGTTTCTGGACCATTTCCAATGAAATAATCGGGACGGCTCTGGCGTATCTTGTAGAGAAAGACCCCAGTGTGAAAGGTTATATTCATATGGTCTCTTTTGAGTGTGGTCCTGATTCCCTGGTGGGAGAACTCATTGAGCGATGGATTAAGCGGGAAAGAGACACCGTTCCCTATTTGCGGTTGGAGATTGATGAGCATACTGGTGAAGCAGGTCTGGTCACGCGCCTTGAAGCGTTTGTGGATATGATGGAATGGAGGCACGCTCAGCGTGAAAGCAACCTTTCCTCATCTTTTGCATCTTGA